The following DNA comes from Octopus sinensis linkage group LG5, ASM634580v1, whole genome shotgun sequence.
cagaaaggaacaagaggaaataaatagagaatataaaaaaaacgagTTCAGagatccaacacacacacacacacacacacacacatatatatatgcaagagttATGAAATAGAGTAGCaaagatccgggctacatataTTTCAGAGCAAGCAGAACCTCAAAAGTGATAAAATCGAAGTGAGGTGTAAACCAtcggctactcttcaggccaaggatatcttttTTCGGCTTATCGTTCTTCGATACGTAAAAAGACCCTCCTTCAACTTTCCGTCTCCATAAACAGCTGTTGTCCTTGAAAGTTGGTTTTTATATTCACTACGGGTTACTTGAAACTaaatttcttcctacacttctATCCCTGGatcttgcatttatatatatatatataatatatatatatatatatatatatatatatatacacacacacatatgcctatgtatgtattcatacatttaaacacacaaatatatatatatatatatatatatatatgtacgaggtctgatcaataagtatccgtacTGTTGCCAAAggaacgaagctaaagcacgcagagtgaagctgctggGTAaatattgaccttgaactctgctgtttacgcgcactaagttttaacgttttacctcgcttccgctgtttacagcagtgcttggaactAAGGTGTATAGCCTgtaatcattgcattgaccatgacagagaaagtctTCGTAGTAATACCTACTCAGAGACCTAtgtaaagttgcagaaagtgtatggaggggAGTGTATAAACCGTACACAAgtatacgagtggttcagacgtttccaagagaaaaacatcgcagatgtgcgtgcagctatgaggggaaatcatcgaatcaccgtccgtgagttatcagagaaagtgcagattagttacggttcagttcattatcactgaagatttgggtatgagatgcgtgtctgccaagtttgtgtcaaagctgctttcagctgaccaaagagaaattcgggtttcagttgcacaagatcttgattgtatcgagaacgatgaaaactgtttgaaaactttgcgtaggcctctgagcaggtatcgccaagcttttggcaaaatttgatgcagattctctgctcagctttctctgtcagGGTCATTGTGACAATCactcgctacacaccttccttccaagcactgatgtaaacagcagaaatgagtaaaatgttaaaacttagtgtgcatgtacagcagagttcaaggtcaatctgtgccaagtagcTTTACTCTTCGTGCTTtaccttcgttactatggcaacagcctGGATACTAATTGATCAaactacgtatatataatttgccTCAATCTGTAAACGCATAGAATCGGACATATATTTGCCTTTATATACGTaatttgcctttatatatataatttgcatatatatatatatatatatatatatatatatatttatatatatctttgtttcagtcattagactgcgaccatactggggtaccgctttaaaaatttgttttagtcgaatggatcgaccccagtgctaatttttttgttaagccgggtacttattctatcggtctcttttgctgaaccgtttaCCCTTTTAAAACGGTTGACGTAAATTTACGCACGCTATGTACATGCTTTAAATCGGTCGACATAATTATACGCCGCCTGACTTAGGACCAATCATCTACGTTAGTACCAACCCACCTGCCAACTGATGGGCTGATTAGatgtttcatgtaaatatttacaaccCAGATGTTGGCTTTATTCCTATATAAGCTGTAGTTTTGGCGATTAGACCACCTTCCAATCAACTCAAAACCAATCTACGTTCATCATCTCGCATTGCCAGTGCTCGCAGGGATACTGCTGTAGCTGAATCTTCTGGTCCTTCACGTAATTCACGGTCACGTCCCACTACACCGGCCTTCTCGCGTTCGTCATCAGCTTCGTCACGTTTGTCATCACGTCGTGCCACTCCTGCTTCCTCATGTTCTACTACTCCAGttccatcagcatcatcgtcgcgTCCTGCCACTCCGGCTCTGTCAATTCCGCCGTCGCATTCTATTTCGTCGAATTTACGGTGGTCGCGCCAAGCAACACCAAGCTCCACCACCTCACCAATTGTTTCTTCCGGTTCGGGCGGTGACTCAAAGAGTGAGTATTTTACTAGTTCAGAATCAGATGATTCCGATAGCGATGATGATATTCCGGTGAATCAAAGGTTCAGGCGAGCAGCAGTGACTGACCCTGGACAACAGAATGTCTCGTGGTGAGCGAAAGACAATTTTGTCCGACAGCATGGGTTTACTGGTACGCCTGGCTTTAAGGCAAACCTTGAACATGGAAAGACGCCATTGAAAATCTTCCACGAATTTTTGATGGATGAAATGTTCCAATACATAGCGGACGAAACGTATGACTATGCTGAAAACCATCCGCAGCATGTCAGACCCGGACATGGCAGTGATTGGTTTCCAACCACAGGGGACGAAATCAAAGTTCTGCTTGGCCTGCTGATACTGATGGGCATCATGAAGAAACCGATCCTGGCGTCATATTGTAATCAGGATCCAGCTATGTCGACACCTTTCTTTCTGAAAACGATGCCACATGATCGATTTGTGACGCTTCTTCGGAATCTATATTTCAACTCGGGCGCGAACCAGGATGACAGGCTGCACAAAATAAGTCCTATCATTGACGAAGCGGCTGAGAATTTCAGTGCCCACTTTGGAGCCAAGGTTTATAAAGTATTCCAGTCAACTGGCAGAGCCAGAAAAATCTACGTTGGTCAGGACAGATTGGATCTTCCATTGTCTACTTTAGCATCAACTGATGTCGTGTTGTCACTGAATGAAAACCTGTTTAACATAGGCTACAATATTTATATGGACAACTGGTTTTTCCAGTCCAGACTTCTTCCTGAAGCTGCAAACGAGGACTAATGCCTGTGGGACTGAGAGGAC
Coding sequences within:
- the LOC115212190 gene encoding piggyBac transposable element-derived protein 4-like, which translates into the protein MDEMFQYIADETYDYAENHPQHVRPGHGSDWFPTTGDEIKVLLGLLILMGIMKKPILASYCNQDPAMSTPFFLKTMPHDRFVTLLRNLYFNSGANQDDRLHKISPIIDEAAENFSAHFGAKVYKVFQSTGRARKIYVGQDRLDLPLSTLASTDVVLSLNENLFNIGYNIYMDNWFFQSRLLPEAANED